The nucleotide sequence cgaacaacggtacatacgaacatgtctgcaaattgcgtttaagtccaaaaatgttcgcaagtccaattttgtatttcgcgtctttttcggagtagtacttctttccgccgctaataccgacgcctggcgctgtgagagctcagctcacccagcatctaccgtcttcttcgttgcaatgcggaagtgcgtgaatgtatctccagtgtgcaaagaacctttttcatttgtatcattaaatatctcatgcatccaatattgaatatggttggtaaaaagctaaaggcttctattgagggagttgcaaggaagaggcaagccatttcatttgaaacgagtggcaataataacgaagcttgatgcgcgtcagaaagtggtgagcgttgcacattcagtaccatttataaacggaaagatcgagcagcaggacccaaatattgaacgttgcacaaagtttgcaaatcaattgaatgatgccatacagtgctactgcatcatttatgatgaaaaaaagaagaaaactgtgcaatcgtcattaggtcgcttcttttggccagtttctaatacataaatctatctctctctctacagtactgtacatattctctccattttattaatttttttttttttcagtacaaaccaatgcgtgttacttatacaagccttaaacatacaaatgcacttatataaaccttcaatatacttatataggccttaaacataaattataatacaaaatatagcactaaatcaacttacaaacaaattcaacttatgaacaatcgctcggaaccaattgcgttcgtaagttgaggagtgtctgtatatgccattcgcactgactaccgggaagaaaaaacaacactgaaaaaatgcaccgctccgcccagtgctcgcagagacattacacaagggagttgcgaccacagagacattacaccagggagttgcggggagagagacagacgataaatgatgttcttatgaggagcctctcgcgtccgctgtctgcttgtatatcaaaatttgtcttgtatctcaagataaatatctgctcaaaattttactcgtgtctcaaattgctcgtatgtcgtggcactcgtatgtcaaggtaccattgtgtactcctctcgtattagcgatcgctctgccatTCGCCCTGACTtacggggaaaaacactgaaaaaatgcaacgctccacccagtgctcgtcgAGACATGActcgagggagttgcgaccagaaagacagtgcccatgattttcttatgagcagcctctcgcgtccaaaatttgtctcctatctcaagataaatgtttgcccgaaattttactcgtatctcaaattgcacTCGTTTGCCGAGGTAttactgtgtatgtatgtatgtatgtatgtgtgtgtgtgtgtgtgtgtgtgtgtgtgtgtgtgtgtgtgtgtgtgtgtgtgtgcgtgcgtgcgtgcgtgcgtgtatccgtgtatgtatataatcttgccgccatctggcggacaaacatggAAATTACATCTTTAACAGGGAgaatttcagcggtgcaggggacattttcattctcaatcattttcttataattttatctcatttttgtgtttcctcacatctttcacaaaaaaatgggactttttgacccattttaaagggtttagttgataattgtgtgaggactgtggaatgcattagagaatttacatatcaaGTACTACTCTCctgacaaaattttcaagttacgaaaaaagttctggaaccaattaatttcgtaagtagaggtacgactgtatatgtatacaaaTCATGTTACATTATGAAAATCTGCGAAGGACTGAAGCGGATGCGAAACCGCGAATAGGCGGGGTCattagtatttatatatattctgCCAGTAATTTCATTAAGTAATGGTCATTTTAAGGGTTAGGtggttaatttaatttaattttcttctCATCTCATACCATGCCCCCTTCTTCTGGCCTCTCTTCCCCATCCTTTGCATCTTCCCAATTCTTTTCAACAGATATTTTTCTCATTCTTAGACAAAGATCTTCTACAAGAACAGAAATGCAGTCTTCAGTGGGTGGCTGCAAAATGAGTTTGGGTTTACTATTTAACGGACTACTTGTTTCTATAATAGCAGCTTTACTTTGGGAGTACTCCAAATTGAGAGAACATGCTGCCGTTCTTCAGGAGAAGTTGCACATGCCACAGAAGTCCCAGGATTTTACACAGGATCCTATGGACTATCATATAGCTCTACAGACGCTACATGAAGATGGCACCCGCATGGTGTGCAGCAGCAAAATGCATACCGATCGGATCTGCCGCTTTGATTACCTCTGCTACTGTACAGAAGGAGATGAGTTTGTATTCTTCCATTCTAATTCTTCTTTTATGTTGCCGAATTTGGGTTCAAGACGATTCCAACCTTCTCTGCTTGACATGTCCTCGGTAGAAGATCACAATACCCAGTTTTTCAACTTCTTAGAGCTTCCAACTGCAGCTTTGAAGTTCCTGTCCAAGCCTGTGTTTGTTCCAGAtgtgacatttatttttaaccgATTTAATCCCGACAACATAATGCATGTTTTTCATGATGATATACTGCCTGCCTTCTATACTATGAAACTGTATTTAGATCTAGATGAGAAGGCACGATTGGTGTTCATGGAGGGTTGGAGTGAAGGACCACACTTTGATCTATACAAACTTTTAAGCAGCAGACAGCCACTACTCAAAGATCATCTAAAAGATTTTGGAAAGctaatttgttttattaaatcTTATGTGGGTGTGTCCAAAATGACAACTTGGTATCAATATGGTTTTGTTCAGCCACAAGGTCCTAAGGCTAACATTTTGGTCTCAGGAACTGAAATCCGGCAGTTTTCTAAAGCTTTTATGGTTAAAATGAACATCACAAGAATTGAAGAGGCAGACAAAGATGCTGATAATGGTGAAGATGAGAGCAAGAAAGATGAATATATAGTTCTGTTCACTCGCTTGACAACAAGGCTTATACTGAATGAAGGAGAACTAATCACTGCATTAGCACAGGAGTTCCAAATGAAAGTGTTTAAAGTTTCACTGGAGGAACAGTCATTTTCCACCATTGTCCAGCTTCTCAGTGATGCTTCAATGCTAGTGAGTATGCATGGAGCGCAACTTATCACCTCAATTTTTCTCCCTAGAGGAGCTGTTGTCGTTGAACTTTTCCCCTTTGCTATAAACCCAGAGCAATATTCTCCCTACAAAACACTAGCCACCCTTCCAGACATGGATCTACACTATTTTTCCTGGAGAAACATAAAGAAGGAAAACTCTGTTGCTCATCCAGACAGATCTTGGGAACAAGGAGGTATAGCTCACTTAGAGAATGAAGAGCAGGAGCGAATATTAGCTAGTAAAGAAGTATCAAAGCATTTGTGTTGTCGCAACCCAGAGTGGCTCTTTCGAATCTACCAAGATACTCTCATTGATATCCCTTCACTCCTTGGCGTTTTAAAGGAGGGTATGAAGAGCAGACTAAGAttcaaaaagtcaaaacacaccAGCAAGATTCATCCCGGCAGGGTAAGAGAACCTCAGTGTCAAACTTCGGTGCAATCTACTGATAAGGCACAACTTATAATTTCTTGGAAGATCCCATGGAATCTGAAATATCTGAAAGTTAAAGAGGTTAAATATGAAGTCTGGATACAAGAACAAGGAGAGAATACTTACATGCCTTACATCCTTCAACAGCAAAACTTCACATTTTCAGAAAATATTAAGCCTTTTACCACCTACATGGTATGGGTCAGGTGTATATTCAACAACAACCTTCTGGGTCCGTTTGCCGAAGTTCTTGTGTGTAGGACTTAAGGCATACAGCTTAAATATTCACTTTAATTTTGTTGAAATATGCATAGTTTGGTTTCATTACCAATTGCTATCACAAAAAATGACACTAATTCCTGCTAAGAATTTGTAtctgttttaaaaatagatgGTGTTGTTTGGTGATTGGGCCACACTACACCCACTCTTGTGTTTATTTTCCTCCTGTTTACTATTGCTAGAAATGCTTCAAAGATTATGGGAAGTTTCGGCCgggacataaataaatatttggttTTGGTGTCcttttttcaaagcattttcACTGCAATAAAAACTGCTTAAACAGAACATTATGATGACTGTTGGAAATTTGAGCTTCACTCGAAATCTATAAGCAGCCCAAATTTTGCTTAGGGAAAACTAGATTATTTACCCTGTTATAGTTAACCTTAGCATGTTTAATCGTCACCGTGATAGgaagtactgtgatccttcttcacttggcagcttcactacataacagattttttttctggagaaaaaaacgTTCCTAATGTCAAAATCAACGGTGAAACTCGCaaacagaagccactcccctgtcttccgcttgccaagAAGAAAATGGTGGAAGACAGAGGAATGTCACTCAACTCAGCGAGCGAGGTCTGTGCCGCGACCCGGCTAGAACAGGCAGTGACAAGTtcttttggaagaggatgccttcccgggcattcttattcaaaaatgaactgaaaatgccAGGGTTCACACGGATCACCTGTGTGGGGATGCTGTGGCTGGCTTCATGTtcaagccagccttaatcaacaagttcaacCTTCCTCATGCttttaaaaacaagaatatAGGCTATGTTTGACTAATTTGTTTATAACAGACCATTATGGTTTTTgggtcgttttgttacctgagaTTTTTTGATCCCACGCTTTGTCCGGTgaggacagtaatccctcaaatattgcggataATATAGACTaaacatggccacaagaagacaaagctTTACCTCGCTGAAAGGGGGCTCCTTTTCAAGGACTTGTACTCGAACTCccattaacatgttttttttatttaatttatattaaaCGGAAAGTACCggattttcacacctataggatgCCCCGCCTGAAAGGGCAccgtctcagttgcgggtgtattttctgtttttctcaaTAGAAAAGGAGCTTCTTTTCAAAAGACGCGCTGCTATAGTTGTGCTATCATGACACATACCTTAGCATggatgctagcgtatgttttaaaatcggcaacaggagcaaaactgagtttgattttgttttattgacaatGTATATTCGcgaaaatataagtcaaagtattcaaacatctacaaatctgtcgaagtcctcatcttctgtaacCGATATAAAGAGTTCAGCCAAGTGGGCGAATTtgccaacaatgctgggttccatctcaTTGTCAGTGTCAAAGTTGTTGCCGTGGGGTTTCGTAAttgtgattccagctttgacgaaagctcaaactacagtgcttTGCCCAGGCATTGACAATCCATCCCAAATCGTCACATAACTCGTGCGATGCTGCCTGTTCGTCTTTGTATGGTGGGTTAACagcgctgcgagcacacggaagtcaactgccttgccactcgtctgggatattttgaatggatttactgtaatgcttggaatacgaagggaggctatttttagggtgaacgtccactGGGtcgatcgcaataagtagcgtctcatctcattttctgaaccgctttatcctcattagggtcgcgggggtgctggagcctgaatcggtggccagccgatcgcagggcacaaggagacggacaaccatgcacactcacacccatacctaggggca is from Stigmatopora argus isolate UIUO_Sarg chromosome 4, RoL_Sarg_1.0, whole genome shotgun sequence and encodes:
- the pomgnt2 gene encoding protein O-linked-mannose beta-1,4-N-acetylglucosaminyltransferase 2; protein product: MQSSVGGCKMSLGLLFNGLLVSIIAALLWEYSKLREHAAVLQEKLHMPQKSQDFTQDPMDYHIALQTLHEDGTRMVCSSKMHTDRICRFDYLCYCTEGDEFVFFHSNSSFMLPNLGSRRFQPSLLDMSSVEDHNTQFFNFLELPTAALKFLSKPVFVPDVTFIFNRFNPDNIMHVFHDDILPAFYTMKLYLDLDEKARLVFMEGWSEGPHFDLYKLLSSRQPLLKDHLKDFGKLICFIKSYVGVSKMTTWYQYGFVQPQGPKANILVSGTEIRQFSKAFMVKMNITRIEEADKDADNGEDESKKDEYIVLFTRLTTRLILNEGELITALAQEFQMKVFKVSLEEQSFSTIVQLLSDASMLVSMHGAQLITSIFLPRGAVVVELFPFAINPEQYSPYKTLATLPDMDLHYFSWRNIKKENSVAHPDRSWEQGGIAHLENEEQERILASKEVSKHLCCRNPEWLFRIYQDTLIDIPSLLGVLKEGMKSRLRFKKSKHTSKIHPGRVREPQCQTSVQSTDKAQLIISWKIPWNLKYLKVKEVKYEVWIQEQGENTYMPYILQQQNFTFSENIKPFTTYMVWVRCIFNNNLLGPFAEVLVCRT